From the Theileria equi strain WA chromosome 4 map unlocalized gcontig_1105316255041, whole genome shotgun sequence genome, one window contains:
- a CDS encoding hypothetical protein (encoded by transcript BEWA_046280A) codes for MGGSHSKPVTVDISKHSGNVQSGDKGGHYYDSDSRRVNLTDEWYPDPEGTYKKFKHIPESGNIQSITHNDAPQTLSPNSLPQYSSVTVYYWSLDSTCATPLLIQLGTGDTDKYYKHAGIEDTWSKDKEANVSLREELNKQNCGRNKAHIIDISQKRTSSYNCPSCGYKRKIQTNYQSSSDFTYCAHSITGDSHSSGSLSISGFIDSRNWQVGLPSIKDISVITINFISNTNTPIVINYNKGGEKYFKRNTKTSNSWVAVPKGQESNLLNDRNYYPKITPYISSKAKTYTDEGTGISITVRNSPIGDGYWKFEHSLVGGLFTVESVVHDSTPLEGIESSPDTHLESISSYYCGNTPTDLPKLLLVELSIKTSDKTTYKYYCGDKKNAPSWSKYPGSDGTTQLRGAPLKTELDRLRKIHFPDTGLSTGAKAGIGITSVGAGGGIICLGIWKGPALIARLITRM; via the coding sequence ATGGGAGGATCACACTCCAAACCTGTTACTGTAGACATTAGTAaacattctggaaatgtCCAATCAGGTGATAAAGGAGGACACTATTACGATAGCGATAGTAGAAGAGTTAATCTGACGGATGAATGGTACCCTGACCCAGAAGGAACGTATAAAAAGTTCAAACATATTCCGGAATCAGGAAATATCCAAAGTATTACACACAATGATGCTCCTCAAACCCTATCCCCTAACAGTCTTCCACAGTATTCCAGTGTAACGGTCTACTACTGGTCATTGGATAGCACTTGTGCTACACCCCTCCTAATTCAACTCGGAACAGGAGATACAGACAAATACTATAAACATGCTGGTATTGAAGATACTTGGAGTAAGGATAAAGAGGCAAATGTAAGTCTCAGGGAGGAACTTAACAAACAAAACTGTGGTAGAAACAAGGCTCACATTATAGATATTTCACAGAAGAGAACTAGTTCTTATAATTGTCCAAGTTGTGGTTATAAACGGAAAATTCAAACCAATTATCAAAGCAGTTCAGATTTTACTTACTGTGCACATTCTATTACTGGtgattctcattcttctgGATCCCTCTCAATCTCTGGGTTTATAGATAGTAGAAATTGGCAAGTTGGACTTCCGTCTATTAAGGATATTTCGGTCATAACCATAAATTTTATCTCAAACACTAATACCCCTATTGTAATTAATTATAACAAAGGTGGAGAGAAATATTTCAAGAGAAACACTAAAACTAGTAATTCCTGGGTTGCAGTTCCCAAGGGTCAAGAGTCTAACCTTCTAAATGATCGGAATTATTACCCCAAAATTACTCCTTATATATCTAGTAAAGCTAAAACATACACTGATGAAGGTACTGGTATAAGTATAACAGTGCGGAATAGTCCAATAGGTGATGGCTACTGGAAATTTGAACATTCTCTCGTGGGCGGTCTCTTTACAGTTGAGAGTGTTGTGCATGATAGTACTCCACTTGAGGGTATAGAATCTTCTCCTGATACCCATCTAGAGAGTATCTCATCCTATTACTGTGGAAACACTCCTACGGATCTACCTAAGCTTCTCCTTGTTGAACTGTCTATAAAGACTAGTGATAAAACCACATACAAGTACTATTGCGGAGATAAGAAAAATGCACCTTCATGGTCAAAATATCCCGGATCTGATGGAACTACTCAACTAAGGGGTGCCCCTCTAAAGACTGAACTTGATAGGCTAAGGAAgatacattttccagatACTGGACTTTCAACAGGAGCTAAAGCAGGGATTGGCATTACAAGTGTAGGCGCTGGTGGAGGCATCATCTGTCTTGGAATATGGAAGGGCCCTGCTCTAATTGCACGACTAATCACTCGCATGTAA
- a CDS encoding signal peptide containing protein (encoded by transcript BEWA_046250A): protein MKVLALLWAVFLVRFCSAGFLDRLSCFSGSKTDDIQVEQESQVTTTPITLDLTKPDETKLDVHTENESEVSFKEYTPKSAFHISSLTDGDKELWKASGDEKCVFVESYSKGALELLYLETSESSGTKYKYFEKTDGKWNEIDEEPFNEKAKTFIGESRRDGLTLDIAHPSRLLYKSFDYSFAANAVRLVVPNKDTTVTKLVNDTEDVHALSAEEKFDHAKVYLNKDKKPELVLLVTTLSGASKEYYLELQNGKWVSCNDTDAKMRSLRDPADYISDFELDLSSVTSTKECSIFEAELLGVTTRHFYPKPEHLAKKVKDRNKDLWTGISDDDCCLSCLTYKKGNIELLDLTVVEGRSRWYKFFEKSGDGWTSIDKKDYDKKLQEMRKSGSPTTSHPSK from the coding sequence ATGAAGGTTCTGGCATTGCTATGGGCGGTATTCCTGGTGAGATTCTGTAGCGCAGGTTTTTTGGACAGATTGTCTTGCTTTTCTGGAAGTAAAACGGATGATATTCAAGTGGAACAAGAATCTCAAGTTACTACTACTCCCATTACTTTAGACCTTACCAAACCTGATGAAACAAAGTTAGATGTGCATACAGAAAATGAGTCCGAGGTGTCATTTAAAGAGTATACTCCAAAAAGTGCCTTCCACATATCCTCTCTGACTGATGGTGATAAGGAGCTATGGAaagcttctggagatgaaaagtgcgtatttgtagaatcttaTTCTAAGGGTGCTCTAGAACTTCTTTACCTGGAGACCTCAGAGAGTAGTGGCACTAAGTataagtactttgagaagactgatggtaaatggaatgagattGATGAAGAGCCATTTAATGAGAAGGCAAAGACATTCATTGGAGAATCTAGAAGAGATGGTCTTACTCTGGATATCGCTCATCCAAGTAGATTACTATATAAGTCCTTCGATTACTCCTTTGCTGCCAACGCGGTAAGATTAGTGGTTCCTAATAAGGACACTACTGTTACAAAGCTTGTGAACGACACTGAGGATGTACACGCTCTTTCAGCTgaagaaaagtttgatCATGCAAAGGTCTACCTAAATAAGGATAAGAAGCCTGAACTGGTCCTTCTAGTAACTACTTTATCTGGTGCTTCTAAAGAGTACTATCTTGAACTCCagaatggtaaatgggtatCTTGTAATGACACAGATGCCAAGATGAGGAGCTTGAGGGATCCTGCAGATTATATATCAGACTTTGAACTTGACCTTTCCTCAGTCACTAGTACTAAAGAATGTAGCATCTTTGAGGCAGAATTACTGGGTGTGACTACCAGGCACTTTTATCCAAAACCGGAGCACCTTGCCAAGAAAGTAAAGGATAGAAATAAGGACCTGTGGACAGGTATATCTGATGACGATTGTTGCCTTTCTTGCCTTACATACAAGAAAGGTAATATAGAGTTACTTGATCTGACAGTGGTTGAGGGACGATCAAGGTGGTataaattctttgaaaagagtgGTGATGGATGGACGTCCATTGATAAGAAAGACTATGATAAGAAGCTTCAGGAAATGAGAAAGTCTGGATCACCTACTACTTCACATCCATCTAAATGA
- a CDS encoding hypothetical protein (encoded by transcript BEWA_046240A), giving the protein MTWTRAKCVEVPKGTPKAQGEDGKDGPEVVATNLSGQINVPAKSQNLQGTGVKGAEGAVESTPGVQVVENNDDGWCGGGCNILKLLGTLSVDWRVGIPLLYKRNISFIMGTRRTDYGCESYKDVESGSVDNFTFKRINPLLNWTYGDVWNFIRFFKLEYCELYDQGYTSIGRYVECM; this is encoded by the exons atgacGTGGACTAGAgcaaaatgtgtagaggTTCCCAAGGGTACTCCAAAAGCTCAGGgtgaagatggtaaagatggtCCTGAAGTTGTAGCAACTAACCTCTCTGGCCAGATAAATGTTCCAGCAAAGTCACAGAATCTGCAAGGAACTGGAGTAAAGGGTGCTGAAGGAGCCGTAGAATCCACACCAGGGGTTCAAGTTGTGGAAAATAACGACGATGGATGGTGTGGAGGTGGATGtaatattttaaagttaCTAGG AACTCTTTCGGTCGATTGGAGGGTTGGTATTCCGCTGCTTTACAAGAGGAACATATCCTTTATAATGGGAACTAGAAGGACCGATTACGGCTGCGAGTCGTACAAGGACGTTGAATCGGGCTCAGTCGACAATTTTACATTCAAGAGAATAAACCCACTCTTGAACTGGACCTATGGAGACGTCTGGAATTTTATACGCTTCTTCAAACTCGAGTACTGCGAACTCTATGACCAAGGCTACACCTCTATTGGAAGGTACGTTGAATGTATGTGA
- a CDS encoding hypothetical protein (encoded by transcript BEWA_046270A) produces the protein MSGDDGNTLKLEIKKKCGNTKTCTCGTKQPKGVTAKREDLIDDVKGFVALVHSIKKGRTFKLSKNLGNGESLEDGITVLYGVTKVSVYYWVGDASLERPLLLERDNSGHKSYYYKYDKSEGPTPTIWKLIPDKLTLQERLDDRNCGINNAVVFNIENSESGSLPNNSKSDCIKSRKIELGDLKHLSGSNYVSKTHKITGLDGKYRETRISRVTLNDRSTDLTPPIYPVDQIRLYSYQGSGNVPLMIEFIEHGTKKTTFYESTDQGHLSWREVGNGNSFYDGDESNLQPTGKLSEQLDEILCTRHDNVTLDITPGRHNGDKYCCGTHKGTEGRISVREGSVKVRNNPKLSVQYYQHTVTSGKLGGIYYKDSGSSDRNNIKLHGLTFPISGVRSVYTFYCKEEGPSLIYVDSPRNLAARGWYKKGYGENWTWISELIAINSNDIESGLTCVKWRKLRNHLTGPTCSYLSDCSYTDPNKADEDKKQLQQEEQEAIKERDKAIEHAKQRLAGNLVPPAVVPPSPSDSSVSSSSGSSSEERSMSHSSGYSPPEVIINLSEKSTNIGEIKKYKYPPSGKEITVTRSSYQTDFLNYKHKDSNGGGFTLKEVQDDSNAPIVIPKEGDRKVTSVSAYYWTGNTDRALLVGVTTKDGNTTTYYRNTRDGVWSEYKAMETPSGGPPAKEELDLLNCEINDVVQIDVAQITDYCHDDNEHLQIPHDTKKVKVSEILGSYKYLGNYVAYAHTPNSDAYTGRKSHKFNISGFTNGKTPITLSGLHLPVMGVQKVILYFCEGEVNAIRSSGKSVNNPLLIYLPNSDQGERWFKKPDSGTEWTLVNKLNGKECFDNAVVDFLDTVESICRPPEVTINIYNRTIGNTYAYGDDFGRWITVEDSFNSNIDCFTEYTHREYGRKNSYFTVKKFKYGGNEIESGLESVDTPKVTKLSVFYWTALENDSRKGSPDERGRPLLVKITTHAPGEEAKEIYYENVSSKPGDHTQWKLWKGFPPEPKELENELELLNCNINNVVNIKVNQTKGFYCGHLNSHNPGRVKVEGMNRNNLGKYKAYKHEPNMNPVGKVHISDFKDIQNKTLTGLPTSVLDVKKVVVYFCGKSPLLLYIDSNDPNITSKWFQKPNNGTEWLPVNSPPPSEKEYSKIVEILDKLKSGCAPPSVTIDIYQRDPGGHTKYYKYDSGSNRVLVTGIGNNPSGFTEYKHTDNGASKNTFTVSGFEYNKEKVKAGLSGNTHNVISVSVFHWTALEDDLQRRNSRPLLVKITQKKPGQGFMEKWYENDGNRNNTGWTEWWMSTVSEPILQSKLCILNCKLNQAVVIDISKQDTVTYDTCKDTHLDSGHSNNDKIKVDQDKEDMGKLRNYQVYRHTLNSGGGPFHILSFKNAGTTLSGIGPTPFSPILDVSEVRVYFCSLDNKPLLLYYKANGQHYWYKNNKPTSKAGQWVDAGLLNTDGPENHEKILNVLNSLESECKDTPKAESPLPTVSQGETESTEESPKHEASTALEAPVIASIAGYFLTGSAGAGGLTGLGWWMFKRSKGDPWVIHGYSIECLKNVPH, from the coding sequence atgagtggaGATGATGGTAATACATTAAAGTTAGAgataaagaaaaaatgtGGAAATACTAAAACATGTACGTGTGGCACTAAACAACCTAAGGGTGTTACTGCAAAAAGGGAAGACCTGATCGATGATGTTAAAGGCTTTGTTGCccttgttcattccatcAAGAAAGGACGGACATTTAAGCTCAGTAAAAATCTGGGTAACGGTGAGAGTCTTGAGGACGGCATAACAGTTCTCTACGGTGTTACTAAGGTATCAGTGTATTACTGGGTTGGAGACGCGAGTCTTGAAAGACCGCTTCTCCTGGAAAGAGACAATAGCGGCCATAAGAGCTACTACTACAAATATGACAAAAGTGAAGGACCGACTCCAACCATTTGGAAGCTCATCCCAGACAAACTTACACTACAAGAAAGACTTGATGACAGAAACTGCGGTATAAACAATGCTGTCGTGTTTAACATAGAAAATTCAGAATCTGGATCTCTCCCTAACAACTCAAAATCTGATTGCATAAAAAGTAGAAAGATAGAACTTGGTGACTTAAAACATCTTTCTGGTAGTAACTATGTTTCTAAAACGCATAAAATAACTGGTCTTGATGGTAAATATAGGGAGACAAgaatatccagagtaactTTGAATGATAGGTCTACTGATCTGACCCCTCCCATTTATCCAGTTGATCAAATAAGACTATACTCATATCAGGGTAGTGGAAATGTACCTCTTATGATTGAATTTATAGAGCATGGTACTAAAAAGACCACCTTTTATGAGAGTACAGATCAGGGTCATCTTAGCTGGAGAGAGGTTGGTAATGGTAACAGTTTctatgatggagatgaaagCAATCTTCAACCTACTGGAAAACTTTCCGAACAGCTCGATGAGATATTATGCACACGGCACGACAATGTTACTTTGGATATAACTCCCGGTAGACATAACGGAGATAAGTATTGTTGTGGTACTCATAAAGGCACGGAAGGTAGAATCTCTGTCCGTGAGGGATCAGTTAAAGTTAGGAACAATCCTAAACTTTCCGTCCAGTACTATCAGCATACCGTTACCAGTGGAAAACTAGGTGGTATCTACTACAAGGATAGTGGATCTTCTGATAGGaataatataaaattaCACGGACTCACGTTTCCAATCTCTGGCGTAAGAAGTGTTTATACTTTCTACTGTAAAGAGGAGGGGCCATCACTCATCTATGTTGACTCCCCTAGAAACCTTGCGGCAAGAggatggtataaaaaaGGTTATGGTGAAAACTGGACATGGATATCTGAACTGATTGCTATAAACTCTAATGATATAGAAAGTGGACTTACTTGTGTTAAATGGAGAAAGCTTAGGAATCATCTGACAGGACCTACTTGCAGTTACTTATCAGACTGTTCTTACACTGATCCTAACAAAGCggatgaagataaaaaaCAGCTTCAACAAGAAGAACAGGAAGCAATAAAGGAACGAGATAAGGCAATAGAACATGCTAAACAAAGGCTTGCTGGTAATCTTGTTCCTCCTGCTGTAGTTCCACCTTCTCCAAGTGATAGCTCTGTTAGTTCTAGTTCTGGAAGTAGTAGTGAAGAAAGATCCATGTCTCATAGTAGCGGTTATAGCCCACCAGAAGTAATCATTAATCTCTCAGAAAAATCAACTAACATAGGAGAAAttaaaaagtacaagtATCCTCCTAGTGGTAAAGAGATTACTGTCACAAGATCTTCCTATCAAACTGACTTCCTCAACTATAAACATAAAGACTCTAATGGAGGAGGATTTACACTAAAGGAAGTCCAAGATGATAGTAATGCCCCTATAGTTATACCTAAGGAAGGCGATAGAAAGGTGACCTCAGTttctgcttattactggaccGGTAATACTGATAGAGCCCTCTTGGTAGGGGTTACTACTAAGGACGGCAATACGACTACATACTATAGGAACACTAGAGATGGTGTATGGAGTGAATATAAGGCTATGGAAACACCTTCTGGAGGCCCACCCGCCAAAGAGGAGTTAGACTTGCTAAATTGCGAGATCAACGATGTTGTTCAAATAGATGTTGCACAAATTACTGATTATTGTCATGATGATAACGAACATCTTCAGATCCCTCATGATACTAAGAAAGTCAAGGTTAGTGAGATACTAGGTTCTTATAAATATCTTGGAAACTATGTTGCTTATGCTCATACTCCGAATTCCGATGCTTATACTGGAAGAAAATCTCATAAGTTTAACATATCTGGTTTTACCAATGGGAAAACTCCTATAACACTAAGTGGACTGCACCTGCCTGTTATGGGTGTTCAAAAGGTCATCCTTTATTTCTGCGAGGGCGAAGTCAATGCTATTCGTTCTTCCGGGAAATCGGTGAATAATCCACTTCTCATTTATTTACCAAATTCCGATCAGGGAGAACGCTGGTTTAAGAAACCTGACAGTGGTACTGAATGGACACTAGTTAATAAACTTAATGGAAAGGAATGCTTTGATAACGCAGTTGTTGATTTTTTGGACACTGTTGAGAGTATATGTAGGCCACCTGAAGTAACTATCAACATTTATAACAGAACTATAGGGAATACATACGCCTATGGAGATGATTTTGGAAGATGGATTACTGTAGAGGATTCTTTCAACTCCAATATAGATTGTTTTACCGAATATACCCATAGGGAATATGGTAGAAAGAATAGCTACTTCACAGTTAAAAAGTTCAAATACGGTGGAAATGAGATCGAAAGCGGATTAGAATCTGTAGATACTCCTAAGGTTACTAAACTATCGGTCTTCTACTGGACCGCTTTGGAGAATGATTCTAGGAAGGGCTCTCCAGATGAGAGAGGCAGGCCTTTACTCGTTAAAATTACTACCCATGCACCCGGTGAAGAAGCTAAGGAAATTTACTATGAGAATGTTAGTTCTAAGCCTGGCGATCATACTCAGTGGAAGTTGTGGAAAGGATTTCCTCCCGAGCCAAAGGAATTAGAAAATGAACTCGAACTTCTAAACTGCAATATAAACAACGTAGTGAACATAAAAGTCAATCAGACTAAAGGATTTTATTGTGGTCATCTTAATAGTCATAATCCTGGAAGAGTCAAAGTTGAGGGGATGAATAGGAATAATcttggaaaatataaagcTTATAAGCATGAACCAAATATGAACCCGGTGGGCAAAGTCCACATTTCTGATTTCAAAGATATACAGAATAAAACACTTACTGGTCTGCCTACATCTGTTCTAGATGTTAAAAAGGTTGTTGTCTACTTTTGTGGTAAGAGTCCCCTCTTGCTTTACATAGACTCTAATGATCCCAATATTACTAGCAAGTGGTTCCAAAAGCCTAATAACGGTACTGAATGGTTACCAGTAAATTCTCCTCCACCTAGTGAAAAGGAATATTCAAAGATCGTTGAAATACTTGATAAACTTAAGAGTGGTTGTGCTCCACCATCTGttactatagacatttatcAGAGAGATCCCGGGGGACATACAAAATACTATAAATATGATAGTGGGTCTAATAGGGTTCTTGTAACGGGTATTGGGAATAATCCATCTGGTTTTACTGAGTACAAACACACCGATAACGGTGCATCAAAAAATACCTTCACTGTCTCAGGGTTTGAATACAATAAGGAAAAGGTTAAAGCTGGTCTGAGTGGAAATACTCATAATGTAATTTCCGTCTCAGTCTTCCACTGGACTGCTCTGGAGGACGATCTCCAGCGGAGAAATAGTAGGCCTTTACTCGTTAAAATTACTCAGAAGAAGCCTGGTCAAGGATTTATGGAAAAgtggtatgagaatgacGGTAATCGCAATAATACAGGATGGACTGAATGGTGGATGTCAACGGTTTCTGAGCCCATTCTCCAAAGTAAACTCTGCATCCTAAACTGCAAACTCAACCAGGCAGTGGTTATCGATATTAGTAAGCAGGATACTGTTACTTATGATACTTGCAAGGATACTCATTTGGACTCTGGGCACAGTAATAACGATAAGATCAAGGTTGATCAGGATAAAGAAGACATGGGTAAACTACGCAACTATCAGGTTTATCGGCATACTCTAAACAGTGGTGGTGGACCATTTCATATACTCTCTTTCAAGAATGCTGGAACAACTCTCAGCGGAATTGGACCAACTCCCTTTTCACCCATTCTTGATGTGAGCGAAGTAAGAGTATACTTTTGCTCATTAGATAATAAGCCTCTTCTCCTGTACTACAAGGCAAATGGACAACATTACTGGTACAAGAACAATAAACCCACTAGTAAGGCTGGGCAATGGGTAGATGCAGGATTACTTAACACCGATGGACCAGAAAACCATGAAAAGATCCTCAATGTACTCAATAGTCTTGAAAGTGAATGTAAAGATACTCCTAAAGCTGAATCTCCTCTTCCTACTGTTTCTCAAGGTGAAACTGAAAGtactgaagaatctcctaAACATGAAGCTTCTACTGCTCTTGAAGCTCCTGTTATTGCTAGTATAGCTGGATACTTCCTTACTGGTTctgccggagctggtggtcttactggactcggttggtggatgtttaaacgttctaaaggagacccttgggttatACACGGATATTCTATAGAgtgtttaaagaatgtcCCACATTGA
- a CDS encoding signal peptide containing protein (encoded by transcript BEWA_046230A) yields the protein MRVLALLWTACLLRQCHGGDDEKPSTSGSSPSAPKETPQGATGVSTGAEGPKDSEERSPVGECMNFANPNGPKYKSFEYFYNENHIILSVPNPGVAVTRVKHFRSAVWEAKPGETVEYIKGYLKNGKVLLILVTKRGPYGVSGKWFIKENGAWNECVQVTEAIKCLKTVTAGSVCEIVLDISIMQDCPECTMFDVKIMGLPATFYFPNPGYIVAAITQGEMVIWQSDGYDYCISCDLYSKHGDPLFALLSIRDGRLLYYKYFEKRNGHWIEVDARVFDERRHALMRSEDSGLPSPQEAEKKSKSKMGKKLSGFFSLKKCKKSKSKSSPGAEGASPERPVRTPVTFRRISGKANSGYEEIGDELSGETIDLAVPDPSLYQSFDYFYDNNPVIMVVPVPGRRVVKLVSPEGLLWKSSDNTLLKHLKLYLDKSGKPVLMYVIMKTSYGMPRQYYSKEGDEWKVFNGDYKRAIDNLRIEPESVTNFSMDISVSTDTDQCTVFNTKVYNVNTRFYAPKHGFHAKEVLDDMSLVWESGENGKCLSCDLYNGQNKPPLLLLVAGYQNMTRTLFFVKINGEWRSITEEEFSLRKNEMAS from the coding sequence ATGAGGGTTCTGGCACTGCTGTGGACGGCATGTCTACTAAGACAATGCCACGgtggagatgatgaaaagcCTTCAACGTCGGGGAGCAGTCCATCCGCACCAAAAGAGACACCTCAGGGAGCTACTGGAGTGTCTACTGGCGCTGAAGGACCTAAAGACTCGGAGGAACGATCGCCAGTTGGGGAGTGCATGAACTTTGCCAATCCAAACGGCCCGAAATACAAGTCCTTTGAGTACTTTTACAACGAGAACCACATCATTCTCTCGGTTCCCAACCCAGGAGTTGCCGTTACAAGAGTCAAGCACTTTAGGTCAGCAGTCTGGGAAGCCAAGCCCGGAGAGACGGTTGAGTATATCAAGGGTTATCTAAAGAATGGGAAGGTTCTGCTCATCCTTGTCACAAAAAGGGGACCATATGGCGTATCTGGAAAGTGGTTCATAAAGGAGAATGGCGCATGGAACGAGTGCGTGCAAGTTACTGAAGCAATAAAGTGCCTCAAGACGGTAACTGCTGGCAGCGTTTGTGAAATTGTACTTGACATCTCAATCATGCAAGACTGCCCAGAATGCACAATGTTTGATGTAAAAATCATGGGACTTCCTGCAACCTTTTACTTCCCGAATCCAGGCTACATTGTCGCTGCAATCACCCAGGGGGAAATGGTCATTTGGCAGTCGGATGGCTACGACTACTGCATTTCCTGCGACCTCTACTCCAAACATGGCGATCCGTTATTCGCGCTCTTGAGCATCAGAGACGGCAGATTGCTCTActacaagtactttgagaagagGAACGGGCACTGGATAGAAGTTGATGCCAGGGTGTTTGACGAAAGGCGCCACGCATTGATGAGATCTGAGGACTCAGGTTTGCCATCTCCTCAAGAGGCTGAAAAGAAGAGCAAGTCAAAGATGGGCAAGAAGCTCTCTGGCTTCTTTTCCCTGAAAAAGTGCAAAAAGTCAAAGTCCAAGAGCAGCCCTGGAGCAGAGGGCGCCTCGCCAGAAAGACCAGTCAGAACCCCTGTAACATTCCGCAGGATAAGTGGCAAGGCCAACTCTGGCTACGAGGAAATTGGAGATGAGCTCTCGGGGGAGACCATTGACCTGGCAGTTCCGGACCCGTCACTCTACCAGTCCTTTGACTATTTCTACGACAATAATCCAGTGATAATGGTAGTGCCAGTCCCTGGGAGACGGGTCGTAAAGTTGGTGAGCCCAGAGGGGCTCTTGTGGAAATCAAGCGATAACACGCTCCTCAAGCATCTCAAACTCTACCTGGACAAGAGTGGAAAGCCAGTGCTCATGTACGTCATCATGAAGACTTCCTACGGGATGCCACGTCAGTATTACAGCAAGGAGGGAGACGAATGGAAGGTTTTCAACGGGGATTACAAAAGGGCAATTGATAACCTCAGAATTGAACCAGAGTCGGTCACAAACTTCTCAATGGACATTTCTGTGAGCACGGACACTGATCAATGCACAGTCTTTAACACAAAAGTTTACAATGTAAATACGCGCTTTTACGCCCCCAAACACGGCTTCCATGCCAAGGAAGTTCTAGACGACATGTCCCTGGTATGGGAAAGTGGAGAGAACGGAAAGTGCCTCTCGTGCGACTTGTACAATGGACAAAATAAACCGCCACTCCTCTTGCTAGTCGCCGGATACCAAAACATGACCAGGACGCTCTTTTTCGTGAAGATTAACGGAGAATGGAGAAGCATCACAGAGGAGGAATTTAGCCTCCGAAAGAATGAAATGGCCTCCTGA
- a CDS encoding signal peptide containing protein (encoded by transcript BEWA_046260A), translated as MRVLTVLLAVSLVRLCHCGGDNGGAKGGVKGAVAQQDPVKPVQPNTQGPPGQTQANLSTPTQQAVKPVTASSGKADVLDLANPDESKVDILKASRNKVEKKEYYPKDTSKITSVVDGQTPIWTASEEDKFLSAKVSSKRDSSLAISLKKAVNKYFQKAATDGILPHDIMQTSGYSNVYLSFNGGKDSIVALHLYRIARDMHRSEDIDFNSPLQGVYFNNFGSREFPEMASFVDFIKKRYEIELR; from the exons ATGAGGGTTCTAACAGTACTATTGGCGGTGTCTCTGGTAAGACTCTGCCACTGTGGAGGTGATAATGGTGGCGCTAAAGGAGGAGTAAAGGGAGCAGTAGCTCAGCAAGATCCAGTGAAGCCCGTTCAACCTAATACGCAGGGTCCACCAGGGCAAACTCAGGCAAATCTTTCTACACCTACTCAACAAGCTGTTAAACCTGTAACAGCCTCTTCTGGAAAGGCAGACGTTTTGGATCTTGCTAATCCTGATGAGTCCAAAGtggatattctcaaagCTAGTAGGAATAAAGTGGAGAAGAAGGagtattatccaaaggatactTCCAAGATTACTTCTGTTGTTGACGGTCAGACCCCTATATGGACCGCTTCtgaagaggataaattttTATCTGCAAAAGTATCATCAAAGAGAGACTCTTCACTAGCTATTTCTCTTAAAAAGGCTGTTAATAAGTACTTTCAAAAAGCTGCTACGGATGGA ATACTCCCTCAtgatataatgca GACCAGTGGATATTCAAACGTTTACCTATCATTTAATGGAGGCAAGGACAGTATCGTGGCTCTCCACCTCTACAGAATCGCTAGGGACATGCACAGATCGGAGGATATCGACTTTAACTCTCCGCTCCAGGGAGTTTATTTCAACAATTTTGGGTCAAGGGAATTTCCCGAAATGGCAAGTTTTGTGGATTTTATAAAGAAGAGATACGAAATCGAGTTGAGGTGA
- a CDS encoding conserved hypothetical protein (encoded by transcript BEWA_046290A): MSDIKSLDEELMSLQGMTDANPGADDVDMEENEDVDKRSVYVGNVDYSTKPQELQEFFKSSGQINRITIMVDKWTGHPKGYAYIEFSSEDAVNNAVMLNESLFKERIIKVTPKRKNIPGLGRKRPTGRSRGRGRSFNRYVECSVSE; this comes from the exons ATGAGTGATATTAAAAGTCTGGACGAGGAGTTAATGTCGCTCCAGGGAATGACCGACGCGAATCCCGGGGCTGACGACGTTGATATGGAGGAGAATGAGGACGTGGACAAGAGATCAGTCTACGTCGGAAACGTCGATTATTCCACAAAACCCCAAGAGCTACAAGAGTTCTTCAAGTCTTCTGGTCAAATTAATAGAATTACAATCATGGTGGACAAGTGGACAGGACACCCCAAGGGCTATGCCTATATCGAATTCTCTAGCGAAGACGCCGTGAATAATGCGGTCATGCTAAATGAGTCGCTATTCAAGGAAAGGATTATCAAG GTCACTCCAAAGCGCAAGAACATTCCGGGACTCGGCCGAAAGAGACCTACCGGAAGATCCAGGGGTAGAGGACGCTCTTTTAACAGGTATGTTGAATGCTCAGTATCCGAATGA